The DNA window GTATGTCGGCGAATTTCAGAGCGCGATCCGTTCGGCCGGAGAAAAGAATCTCCCGCCGGCCGGCTCCCGCATCGGAGGCGCATCGGGACCGGCCCCAGTCCCTCCCCCATCGCATATTCATGCCTTCCCCGCGGGCCGAACCTTCGTCCTCCGTCCCAGTTTCGTCTCCGCTGGATATTTCACGAACCCCGATCCGTTCCGTGCGACTGTTTACCGCCCTCGACCTTCCCGACGACGTCCGCGCCCAATACGCTGCTCTGCAGGATCCAGACGCCCTGGACGCCCGGTGGACCTCGCCCAGCCAGTTCCACGTGACCCTCCGGTTCATTGGAGAAACGGAATCCGATCAGGCTGCAGAATACGAGAATGCGATCGCAACCATCGACGCTCCCGCGGCCAAGTGTGTGCCGTACGGGCTCGATGTGCTCCCCTCTCGCCGCAGCCCTAGCGTCTTAATCGTCGGACTCGAACGTCGCGCCTCCCTTCTGTCCGTCTATCGGTCGATCAGCAATGCACTGGAAGCAAAAGGACTGGAGCCCGAATCGCGAAAATATCGCCCCCATGTAACCCTTGCCCGACTCGGCGATCTCTCCCCAGAAACGGTCCATCACTTTCTCGACACGCACGACGCGAACGATCTTCCGTCCTTTACGGCCACCCGCGTCCACCTCTTTGAGAGTACCCTTCGGCCCGATGGAGCGGTCCATGAACGACGCGTCTCCGGTTCCCTGCCCCCTCCGCAGGACTGACGTGGAAATTGTTCGGAGCTTCGTCTTCTCCAAAGCATAATTGGCGACCGCGTTCGTTCATTATACTGCTCTTTCCCACCGCTGCTTCCCCCCGATGGCTCGACTCGCCTGCTTCATTCTCTGTGCACTCTCCCTCCTCGCAACGCCCGTTCGGGCCCAGCCCACCCTTGCGGAGGTCCAGGACGCGTACAATGCCCTTGACGGCCTGCAGGCGTCGTTCACACAGGTCATCAGTTCCGACTTTGCCGGCGACACGACCCAAGTCAAAGGATCGGTGTTGCTCTCGGGCAACAAGTACCGCGTGGAAACGCCTGACCAGATCGTCACAACGAACGGCACGACGACCTGGATCTACACCCCGACCGACAGCCAGGTGGTCCTGAACGACGCCGACCGGGGCGAATCGACGGTTACGCCTGAAACCTTTCTCACAGCATCGGCCGACCAGTACGCAGTACAGTCCTCGTCGACTACCTCTCGACTTGGAACCTCCCACTGGACCCTTCACCTGGAGGCAACCCGCTCCTCCTCCCGCTTTCGGGAAGCAACGCTTTGGGTGCGGCAGTCCGACCGGCTCGTTACGCGAATGCGTGCAACGGATCGGAACGGCTCAACGCTCGACCTGCGCCTGACGGATATTTCTCTGAACCCCGATGTTCTCCGGGAAAACAATCCGTTCTCCTTCTCTCCTCCCCCAAACGTGGAGGTAATCGATCTCCGCCGCGGACAGCAGCCTGCCGGGCCCGATGCATGAATTTGCTCCATAAAGCCGGTCGCTCGCCGTCCCGACGCGCACGGATCGTGCGTTGACGCGTTTTGCGAACCAGAACGTTCATTTTAAGCTGCTGACTGACGCCCCTCGCCGTGACGTCTTCTCTCCGTCGCCGCCTCCTCCAACTCGGTAGTTTTGTTCTCGCCGGCGGACTCTTGGCGCTCGCCCTCTACGGCATGGATGTCGAGGAGATGTGGACCGCCTTCCGGCAAGCCGACTGGCGATGGCTCGTCCCTCTCGTCCTTCTTGTGTTGGGCAGCAACCTCTTTCGGGCCTGGCGATGGCAAGTTCTGATTGATGCCCTCCCCACTACCCCCGACCTGACCGCACTCGACGGAGGCGACCCCACCACGTCGAACACGCTGGAGGCCTCCTTCTCCTCCATCATGATCGGATACATGGTGAATTACGTGGCCCCCCGCATGGGAGAGGTGGCTCGCACCGCCAATATGGCAGCCCGGTCCGACTATCGATTTAGCAGCCTCTTTGGCACGGTGGTGTCGGAGCGCATTTTCGACACGGCGGTGCTGGGCGCCGCTCTCCTGAGTGCCATTGCTCTCCTCTTCGACCGCCTGTCGGTGCTGCGGGAACAGTTTCTGGGACCGGCC is part of the Salinibacter sp. 10B genome and encodes:
- a CDS encoding outer membrane lipoprotein carrier protein LolA, yielding MARLACFILCALSLLATPVRAQPTLAEVQDAYNALDGLQASFTQVISSDFAGDTTQVKGSVLLSGNKYRVETPDQIVTTNGTTTWIYTPTDSQVVLNDADRGESTVTPETFLTASADQYAVQSSSTTSRLGTSHWTLHLEATRSSSRFREATLWVRQSDRLVTRMRATDRNGSTLDLRLTDISLNPDVLRENNPFSFSPPPNVEVIDLRRGQQPAGPDA
- the thpR gene encoding RNA 2',3'-cyclic phosphodiesterase — its product is MRLFTALDLPDDVRAQYAALQDPDALDARWTSPSQFHVTLRFIGETESDQAAEYENAIATIDAPAAKCVPYGLDVLPSRRSPSVLIVGLERRASLLSVYRSISNALEAKGLEPESRKYRPHVTLARLGDLSPETVHHFLDTHDANDLPSFTATRVHLFESTLRPDGAVHERRVSGSLPPPQD